TCACCCTGGAGAGCGTGGCCCGGGTGGTGGACGCCGTGGGGGGGGTGGAGGTCTATCTGGAAAGGCCCATGCGCTACACCGACCGGGCGGCCAGGCTCTTCATAGACTTCCCCGCAGGCCGCCTCCACCTAAACGGGGAGGAGGCGGTGAAGTACATGCGCTTCCGCCACGATGCCCTGGGGGACTACGCCCGGCTGGACCGCATCAAGGAGGTGTTGGTCCAAGTCTTGCGGAAAGCCCAAGACCCCCGCACCTGGCCCGCCTTGGCCCTGGCCCTGCGGGAGGTCTGGGCCCAGTTGGACACGGACCTCACCCTCGAGGAGGTCCTGGGCTATCTACCCGCCGTCCAGGGGCTTAAGGTTTCCCTGGCCACCCTGCCCACCCGGGAGGGCCCCGGCACCTTCCTCTACGTGGACGAGGAGGCCCGGGCCCGCTTCCTCGCCGCTTTCTTCGGCGAAAACCCCCCTTTGGCACCCCCGGACGTGCCGGTGGTGTTGCGAGGAGAAGGGGCGCTTTTGCGCTGGGGGCAGGCGCTTTTGCAAAGGGAAGGGGTAAGGCCCGTTTTGGAGGAGGCGGGGGTAGAGAGGAGCGCCGTCTACACCCAAGACCCCGTGGCCGGGGCCTACTACGCCGAGCTTTTCCACCTGCCCCTCCTCGCCCCCCATAGGCCCCTTTCGGGCGTGGTGGTGGAGCTTGGGAAGGACCTGCTACAATGAGGCTAGATGGTGAAGACCAAGGAGGCGGTAGAGCTCGTCGGGCGCATTAAGGAACTTCTTTGGGAAA
This Thermus hydrothermalis DNA region includes the following protein-coding sequences:
- a CDS encoding LCP family protein; the protein is MRPRVSFLLLALALFALGGVLSLPRPKEEGEVRPVRAGALPEMGVVVAARDIEYCGYHTPCGPGSRTDTIFYLRLRGQEAKGVAIPRDLYSPLVGGKVNAAYGRGGAELLKRAVAEATGMVVERHLILTLESVARVVDAVGGVEVYLERPMRYTDRAARLFIDFPAGRLHLNGEEAVKYMRFRHDALGDYARLDRIKEVLVQVLRKAQDPRTWPALALALREVWAQLDTDLTLEEVLGYLPAVQGLKVSLATLPTREGPGTFLYVDEEARARFLAAFFGENPPLAPPDVPVVLRGEGALLRWGQALLQREGVRPVLEEAGVERSAVYTQDPVAGAYYAELFHLPLLAPHRPLSGVVVELGKDLLQ